The following coding sequences lie in one Cyanobacterium sp. Dongsha4 genomic window:
- the lysS gene encoding lysine--tRNA ligase — MFWADKIAASSHQEELVNDSKTPSGRVHVGSVRGVIIHDVMYRALTRVGKPVKFTYGVDDYDALDTVPHYLDKEKFSPYLGYPLCNVPSPDENAPDYAKYFMGEFLEVFEYLGVKAEIYYLRDLYRSGKLNPYIDKFLNHAQDVREVYRDVSKADRADNWYPFQVICPNCGKIATTNVTDYNGSEVFFTCKEDATDWVKGCGHQGWISPFDGNGKLPWKVEWVAKWDLVGVTMEMAGKDHSQKGGSRDVANAICRKVLHKKPPFHSPYEFILVNGTKMSSSKGVGSSAKDMADLLPPELLRFLMLRTQPKTVINFAPNYETITRLFRDYDSLLNQYAQLQKENENVELDRTLLPLFYAQLEEEIKPYYTFDISTLISLLQVPHLDLKAEIEKRAETELTEYDWEKINERIAVAKKWLEDYADEEEKLVIYFDDIPETASGLSDEQKQYLTKLKENLIALEKWEGEELQTALFTATKQLGISPSVAFPAIYYSFLGKERGPKAGYLFSYLDKDFVLKRLEEVVK; from the coding sequence ATGTTTTGGGCGGATAAAATAGCGGCTTCCTCACACCAAGAAGAATTAGTAAACGATTCCAAAACCCCTTCAGGTAGAGTTCATGTAGGTTCTGTCAGAGGGGTGATTATTCATGATGTTATGTATCGGGCTTTGACAAGAGTAGGAAAGCCAGTAAAGTTTACCTATGGAGTTGATGATTACGACGCTTTAGATACAGTCCCCCATTATTTAGATAAAGAAAAATTTTCTCCTTACTTAGGTTATCCTCTTTGCAATGTTCCTTCTCCTGATGAAAATGCCCCTGATTACGCCAAATATTTTATGGGTGAATTTTTGGAAGTATTTGAATATTTGGGAGTAAAAGCCGAAATTTACTATTTGAGAGACTTATATCGTTCAGGAAAATTAAACCCCTATATTGACAAATTTCTCAATCATGCTCAGGATGTTAGGGAAGTTTATCGAGATGTGAGTAAAGCCGATCGCGCCGATAATTGGTATCCTTTTCAGGTAATCTGTCCTAATTGTGGCAAGATAGCAACTACCAATGTAACTGACTATAATGGTTCAGAAGTCTTTTTTACCTGTAAGGAAGATGCTACCGACTGGGTGAAAGGATGTGGACATCAAGGCTGGATTTCTCCTTTTGATGGTAACGGCAAACTTCCGTGGAAAGTTGAATGGGTTGCCAAGTGGGATTTAGTTGGTGTAACCATGGAAATGGCAGGAAAAGATCATTCTCAAAAAGGTGGCTCAAGGGATGTAGCAAATGCTATTTGTCGTAAAGTTTTACATAAAAAACCCCCTTTCCATTCTCCCTATGAATTTATTTTGGTTAACGGCACAAAAATGAGCTCTTCTAAGGGAGTGGGTTCAAGCGCCAAAGATATGGCAGATTTGTTGCCTCCAGAATTATTGCGTTTTTTGATGTTAAGAACTCAACCAAAAACGGTGATTAATTTTGCTCCTAATTATGAGACAATTACCCGTTTATTTAGAGACTATGATAGTCTTTTAAATCAATATGCTCAACTGCAGAAAGAAAATGAAAATGTAGAATTAGACAGAACCTTATTACCTCTATTCTATGCTCAATTAGAGGAGGAAATTAAACCTTATTATACTTTCGACATTAGCACTCTCATTTCCTTATTACAAGTACCCCATTTAGACTTAAAAGCGGAAATAGAAAAAAGAGCAGAAACAGAGTTAACCGAATATGATTGGGAAAAAATAAACGAACGTATTGCTGTGGCGAAAAAATGGTTAGAAGATTATGCCGATGAGGAAGAAAAACTGGTAATTTATTTTGATGATATTCCTGAAACCGCCTCTGGGTTGAGCGATGAACAAAAACAATATTTAACTAAACTAAAAGAAAATTTAATCGCCTTAGAAAAATGGGAAGGGGAAGAATTGCAAACTGCTTTATTTACTGCCACCAAACAATTAGGTATTAGTCCTAGCGTTGCTTTTCCTGCCATTTATTATTCATTTTTAGGTAAGGAAAGAGGTCCTAAAGCTGGTTATTTATTTTCTTATTTAGATAAGGATTTTGTTTTAAAACGTTTAGAGGAAGTTGTGAAATAG
- a CDS encoding LCP family protein, which yields MSEGKSKRQSNQYQRQNNSKKQSSLKFNPRWLFLGFGFSAIAVVSASIGALLALSLSKTPLRQAQLTPAEEAVFNQEETVTFDSLQIPKLSRPVNILVLGIKVLTSDVPEQAHPDVGYHALVNSFEGLSDSMLLLRFDPEKDNVVVLSIPRDTKTLIPQRGVTKINEANALGGPALAAESVSNLLDDVSVDRYIRINIQGVEKLIDALGGLNIYVPENMKYTDHSQHLYIDLKQGQQHLDGEKAIQFLRFRYDAYGDIGRVQRQQSFMRALVEQTLSPRTILRMPDILNVVRSHLDTNLTTNELIALAAFAAQKNRSNVKMVMLPGDFNTPAEGELSYWLPNHDKISEVMAQHFEVGSNYFSANYQSDSHNLKIAVQSTKDDQEIAQKIVQYLKNNGYSRTYFSYNYYSHNLPETKIIAQQGDNLAAAQLRADLGVGEVVVESTGVINSDVTIQVGSDWYKSHANPANDNENNNENNFQTISY from the coding sequence ATGTCAGAGGGAAAAAGTAAGCGTCAATCTAATCAATATCAGCGTCAAAATAACAGTAAAAAACAATCTTCTCTCAAATTCAATCCTCGTTGGTTATTCTTAGGTTTTGGCTTTAGTGCGATCGCAGTTGTTTCTGCTAGTATAGGAGCATTATTAGCCCTATCTCTCTCTAAAACACCCTTAAGACAAGCCCAATTAACCCCCGCCGAAGAAGCCGTTTTTAATCAAGAAGAAACTGTTACCTTTGATAGCCTACAAATTCCTAAATTAAGTCGTCCCGTTAATATTCTTGTACTGGGAATTAAAGTTTTAACCTCTGATGTACCAGAACAAGCGCACCCTGACGTTGGTTATCATGCTTTAGTTAATTCTTTTGAAGGATTGTCAGACAGTATGTTACTGTTAAGGTTCGATCCAGAAAAAGATAACGTAGTAGTGCTTTCTATTCCTCGTGACACCAAAACCCTCATACCTCAAAGGGGAGTTACCAAAATTAACGAAGCCAACGCTTTAGGAGGCCCTGCTTTAGCGGCTGAATCTGTAAGTAACCTCTTAGATGATGTTAGCGTGGATCGTTACATTAGAATTAATATTCAGGGAGTTGAAAAGCTGATTGACGCTTTAGGAGGATTAAATATTTATGTACCCGAAAATATGAAATATACAGATCATAGTCAACATTTGTATATTGATCTTAAACAGGGACAACAACACTTAGACGGTGAAAAAGCGATTCAATTTTTACGTTTCCGCTATGACGCTTATGGTGATATAGGTAGGGTGCAAAGACAACAAAGTTTTATGCGCGCCTTAGTTGAACAAACTTTAAGTCCTCGTACTATCCTCAGAATGCCCGATATTCTTAATGTAGTGCGATCGCATCTTGACACCAACTTAACCACCAATGAATTAATTGCATTAGCCGCTTTTGCCGCCCAAAAGAATCGCTCTAATGTGAAAATGGTAATGTTACCCGGAGACTTTAACACCCCCGCAGAGGGAGAATTGAGTTATTGGCTACCGAATCACGATAAAATCAGTGAAGTCATGGCACAACACTTTGAAGTTGGTTCTAATTATTTTTCTGCCAATTATCAATCAGATTCTCATAACCTCAAAATTGCCGTACAAAGTACCAAAGATGATCAAGAGATAGCCCAAAAAATTGTACAATATTTAAAAAACAATGGTTATTCTCGTACTTATTTTAGCTATAACTATTATTCTCATAACTTACCAGAAACAAAAATTATTGCTCAACAAGGAGATAACCTTGCCGCCGCTCAACTAAGAGCAGATTTAGGAGTGGGAGAAGTGGTAGTTGAAAGCACAGGAGTTATTAATTCAGACGTTACCATCCAAGTCGGTAGCGATTGGTATAAATCCCATGCTAACCCTGCTAATGATAATGAGAATAATAATGAGAATAACTTTCAAACTATCTCTTATTAA
- a CDS encoding DEAD/DEAH box helicase, whose amino-acid sequence MSILHGSFLIRKEEKYFIIWGEKWINIEKEKFDLEAEFLYIYPFLIEDNQELGELLKQNSLEDIISDETINNEDPESFWQWEMALFPVQKKPKSKTVIPLLYEHYLGISNKLSSVILYPWDVCGVKLNTEQLLRLLQQLPLNKVDYIAPDLRFWSHIYRWSLDLICRQKFIPSIDEKNNCFWQPLLDSNIDQGRLAHFIQSMPSICRCYVENEDDPNVPQQKLILEFLATILDAQIRRLLTNISTPVNNELMVQTWLESLNNEEKSKCHLSSLDNKRLQMAFDNWTLPIQENLITSDYQLVRKQYRLCFKLQPPSGQNQTDNYDNWKLDYYLQAIDNPDFLIPTEQIWSHPHPQLEIGDRIIDNPQEIILKGLGLAAKFYEPIAESLQESMPNYCSLNAISAYQFIRSAVWQLQDNGLGIILPNGLNSGVDEKRLGVKIEAKVNLKKGERLNLNTLLNYNLKVAVGDKTLTKKEFQNLLAQKSPIVEIDGQWLALQPADVKAAEDILNNTDSGTNLTVEDALRLSSGNSETIAKLPVVAFESSGALADLINSINDNQKVEVLNSPKDFQGTLRPYQELGFSWLYFLQKWNLGGCLADDMGLGKTVQLIAFILTLKEKKELNKPSLIVAPTSVLNNWAREIKKFAPSLNVLIHHGDNRSKEKEFIKTSKKLDIIITSYSLVYRDFDTLNLVEWQGIILDEAQNIKNPQAKQTQAVHDLNSEFRIALTGTPVENRLSELWSILEFLNPGYLGTQQFFQRRFTLPIEKYGDQHSLQTLRSLVQPFILRRLKTDKNIIQDLPEKQEMNVYCGLSGEQAQLYQNLVDESLEKINETTGIKRHGLVLTLLMKLKQVCNHPAHLLKEEKLNFSSRSGKLLRLEEMLEEVVAEGDRSLIFTQFAEWGNLLQPYLRKKLGVEVLFLSGSTKTEKRQEMVDRFQNDPQGPPIFILSLKAGGTGLNLTRANHVFHYDRWWNPAVENQATDRAYRIGQKQNVQVHKFVCSGTLEEKINDILESKQQLAEQTINSGEDWLTNLDTDQLRELLILERNAII is encoded by the coding sequence ATGTCGATTTTACATGGAAGTTTTTTAATTAGAAAAGAAGAAAAATACTTTATTATTTGGGGAGAAAAGTGGATAAATATCGAGAAAGAAAAGTTTGATTTAGAGGCTGAGTTTTTATATATTTATCCTTTTTTAATTGAAGATAACCAAGAATTAGGTGAGCTTTTAAAACAAAATTCTTTGGAGGACATAATTTCCGATGAAACAATAAATAATGAAGATCCTGAATCTTTTTGGCAGTGGGAAATGGCTTTATTTCCTGTTCAGAAAAAACCAAAATCTAAAACAGTTATACCTCTTCTTTATGAGCATTATTTAGGTATTAGTAATAAATTAAGTTCAGTTATTTTATATCCTTGGGATGTGTGCGGAGTTAAGTTAAATACAGAACAACTTTTAAGACTATTACAACAGTTACCTTTAAATAAAGTAGATTACATAGCCCCTGATTTAAGATTTTGGAGTCATATTTATCGTTGGTCTTTAGATTTAATTTGTCGTCAAAAATTTATTCCTAGTATTGATGAGAAAAATAATTGTTTTTGGCAACCTTTATTAGATAGTAATATTGATCAGGGTAGATTAGCTCATTTTATACAATCAATGCCCTCTATTTGCCGTTGTTATGTGGAGAATGAGGACGATCCTAATGTTCCTCAACAAAAGTTAATTCTGGAATTTTTAGCTACTATTTTAGATGCTCAAATAAGACGTTTATTAACAAACATCTCTACTCCTGTTAATAATGAATTAATGGTGCAAACTTGGTTAGAATCTTTAAACAACGAAGAAAAAAGTAAATGTCATTTATCTTCTTTAGACAATAAAAGGTTACAAATGGCATTTGATAATTGGACATTACCTATTCAAGAAAACTTGATTACTTCTGATTATCAATTGGTCAGAAAACAATATAGACTTTGTTTTAAATTACAGCCTCCTAGTGGGCAAAATCAAACGGATAATTATGATAATTGGAAATTAGATTACTATTTACAAGCAATAGATAATCCTGATTTTTTGATTCCCACAGAACAAATTTGGTCACATCCTCATCCTCAATTAGAAATAGGCGATCGCATCATTGATAATCCTCAAGAAATCATTTTGAAAGGGCTAGGATTGGCGGCGAAATTTTACGAACCGATAGCGGAAAGTTTGCAAGAATCAATGCCTAATTACTGCTCTTTAAATGCTATTTCTGCTTATCAATTTATCCGCAGTGCGGTATGGCAATTACAAGATAATGGATTAGGAATAATTTTACCCAATGGGTTAAATAGTGGTGTTGATGAAAAACGTTTGGGAGTGAAAATAGAAGCTAAAGTTAATCTGAAAAAAGGTGAAAGATTAAACCTAAATACTTTGTTAAATTATAATTTAAAAGTTGCTGTAGGAGATAAAACTTTAACAAAAAAAGAGTTTCAAAATTTATTAGCACAAAAATCTCCTATTGTGGAAATTGATGGACAATGGTTAGCTTTACAACCAGCCGATGTAAAAGCCGCAGAAGACATTTTAAATAATACTGATTCTGGCACTAATTTAACTGTGGAAGATGCTCTGCGTTTAAGTAGTGGTAACAGTGAAACTATTGCAAAATTACCTGTTGTCGCCTTTGAAAGTAGCGGTGCATTAGCAGATTTAATTAACAGTATTAATGATAATCAAAAAGTAGAAGTATTAAATTCACCAAAAGATTTTCAAGGTACTTTACGACCCTATCAAGAATTAGGATTTAGTTGGTTATATTTCTTGCAAAAATGGAATTTAGGGGGATGTTTAGCGGATGATATGGGATTAGGAAAAACTGTACAATTAATTGCTTTTATCTTAACTTTAAAAGAGAAAAAAGAATTAAATAAACCTAGTTTAATTGTTGCACCAACTTCTGTTTTAAATAACTGGGCAAGGGAAATAAAAAAATTCGCTCCTTCCTTAAATGTTTTAATCCATCATGGAGATAATCGTAGCAAAGAAAAAGAGTTTATTAAAACCAGCAAGAAATTAGATATTATCATCACCAGTTATTCTTTAGTTTATAGAGATTTTGACACATTAAACTTAGTAGAATGGCAAGGAATTATTCTCGATGAGGCACAAAACATCAAAAATCCTCAAGCAAAACAAACTCAAGCAGTCCATGATTTAAACTCTGAATTTAGAATTGCTTTAACAGGTACACCAGTAGAAAATAGACTCTCAGAATTATGGTCAATTTTAGAGTTTTTAAACCCCGGTTATTTAGGGACACAACAATTTTTCCAACGGCGTTTTACCTTGCCTATTGAAAAATATGGGGATCAACATTCCTTACAAACTTTACGTTCTTTGGTTCAACCTTTTATTCTGAGACGCTTAAAAACAGACAAAAATATCATTCAAGATTTACCTGAAAAACAGGAGATGAATGTTTATTGTGGCTTATCTGGTGAACAAGCTCAATTATATCAAAATTTAGTGGATGAATCCTTAGAAAAAATTAATGAAACTACAGGAATTAAACGTCATGGTTTAGTATTAACTTTGCTGATGAAATTAAAACAAGTTTGCAATCATCCTGCTCATTTATTAAAAGAAGAAAAGCTCAATTTTTCCTCTCGCTCAGGGAAGTTGTTACGCCTAGAAGAGATGTTAGAAGAAGTAGTAGCAGAGGGCGATCGCAGCTTAATTTTTACTCAATTTGCAGAGTGGGGAAATCTATTACAACCCTATTTGCGTAAAAAGCTAGGGGTCGAAGTATTGTTTTTATCAGGTAGTACCAAAACAGAAAAACGTCAAGAAATGGTCGATCGCTTCCAAAATGATCCTCAAGGACCTCCTATATTTATACTATCATTAAAAGCAGGAGGAACAGGCTTAAATTTGACCAGAGCAAATCATGTTTTCCATTATGATAGATGGTGGAATCCTGCGGTAGAAAATCAAGCAACAGATAGAGCGTATCGTATTGGACAAAAACAAAATGTCCAAGTGCATAAATTTGTTTGTAGTGGCACTTTGGAAGAGAAAATTAATGATATTTTGGAAAGCAAACAACAGTTAGCAGAACAAACAATTAATAGCGGTGAGGATTGGCTAACTAATCTTGACACTGACCAATTAAGAGAACTGCTTATTCTGGAGAGAAATGCAATTATTTAA
- a CDS encoding M48 family metallopeptidase, translating into MTVKLIGLKADHFRHPLDLEATNRLKQLPGLDLAIRGFLGSIAEDFFYLNNIASSIRISEKQLPDLHDLLISACEILDVETPQLYIQQNPVPNAYTLAIRGQKPFIVIHTSLLDLLNPEEIKAVIAHELGHLKCEHGVYLSLANIMVLAAGLIPTWGTLVAQSLQSQLLQWVRCAEFSCDRSALLVVQKPEIVMSVLMKLAGGSPNLASQLNLSAFMEQVKDYRVMSNNELGRLLQETQTAQLTHPLPIIRAKEVEKWSNSPEYDQLLNQKRISYNCESDRQGGWRNW; encoded by the coding sequence ATGACGGTAAAATTAATCGGGTTAAAAGCGGATCATTTTCGTCATCCTTTGGACTTGGAAGCAACAAATCGACTTAAGCAACTTCCTGGTTTAGATTTAGCTATTAGAGGTTTTTTAGGAAGTATTGCGGAAGATTTTTTTTATCTTAATAATATCGCTTCGAGTATTCGTATTTCAGAAAAACAACTACCTGATTTGCATGATTTACTAATTTCTGCCTGTGAAATCTTGGATGTAGAAACGCCTCAATTATACATTCAGCAAAACCCTGTGCCGAATGCTTATACTTTAGCTATTCGTGGTCAAAAACCTTTTATTGTTATTCATACCTCTTTGCTTGATTTACTCAATCCTGAAGAAATTAAGGCTGTCATTGCTCATGAGTTGGGGCATTTAAAGTGTGAGCATGGAGTATATCTTTCTTTAGCTAATATTATGGTATTGGCGGCCGGATTAATCCCGACCTGGGGAACATTGGTGGCTCAATCTCTACAAAGTCAGTTATTACAGTGGGTTCGTTGTGCTGAATTTAGTTGCGATCGCAGTGCTTTATTAGTAGTACAAAAACCAGAAATTGTTATGTCTGTATTGATGAAACTAGCTGGAGGTTCACCGAATTTAGCGTCTCAGTTGAATTTATCTGCTTTTATGGAGCAGGTCAAAGACTATAGAGTGATGAGTAATAATGAGTTAGGAAGATTGTTACAAGAAACACAAACTGCTCAGTTAACCCATCCATTGCCGATTATTAGAGCAAAAGAAGTAGAAAAATGGTCTAATTCTCCTGAGTATGATCAGTTGCTCAATCAAAAGAGAATAAGTTATAATTGTGAAAGTGATCGTCAGGGCGGATGGCGAAATTGGTAG
- the polA gene encoding DNA polymerase I: MTKSDRPLFLIVDGHSLAYRAYYALAKAKKGALRTSTGIPTSVCFGFLNSLFTIISDYQPQYIAVAFDLKEATFRHTADSNYKGDRSPAPDDFIEDVNNLQILLKALNIEIVTAVGYEADDVIGTLATQAVKSHCQVKILSGDRDLFQLVDDEKEISVLYLERNLGKYGTYKEEEVFTKMKVKPSQIVDFKALCGDKSDCIPGVLGIGKKIASNLLEKYETLDNVYHNLDNIKSAVKNRLINGEKDAQHSQFLAKIVTDIDLEISLDDLQLTGFNNQEIIPLLQTLELNSFVKQINQIQEKLGGTILDNPTENNGQLSLFTIGKGVKDRGKGRQELSPLNPPLVKGESKSETNNNSQSIDTLIVDDIEKLDILISKIKQAKITAWDTETDSLDTLTANLVGIGCCWGKTLKETAYIPLHHQEGKQLTLDIIQTKLEPILNSTEYQKTFHNAKFDRLVFLNNGMEIKGIVCDTMLASYVLQPEESHKLSNLCIKYGSEFIAQDYDDLGLDKKQTIADLPIEKTANYCALDVLATFHLTEILTAELEKIPSLNTVFELELKLEPILAQMEQIGVLIDSEYLQELAKEIDSELITIETEAYQEAGEEFNLASPKQMSQLLFEKLGLNKRKSSKTKTGYSTNQAVLEKLKGDHPIIDLILQHRMLAKLKSTYVDTLPTLVNQKTQRLHTNYNQTVTATGRLSSSNPNLQNIPIRTAFSRQIRKAFIPQSNWVFLSADYSQIELRILAHLSNEPILISAYQNNQDIHTVTAKLLLEKEDITPEERNLGKTINFGVIYGMGAQKFSRETGVKTATAQKFIDIYREKYANVFNYLENQKKEALVNGYVTTILGRRRYFYFNDREAEKLINADINSFELSDFNFNYQTIQMLRSAANAPIQGSSADIIKLAMIEVNKILAEEEGNLLLQVHDELVFELPSEKVDDLSVKIKEAMENVLSLKIPLLVDIHTGNNWMEAK, translated from the coding sequence ATGACAAAAAGCGATCGTCCCTTATTCTTAATAGTAGATGGACATTCCCTTGCATATCGTGCCTATTATGCCTTAGCTAAAGCGAAAAAAGGGGCGTTGCGTACTTCCACTGGTATTCCCACGAGTGTTTGTTTCGGGTTTCTCAATTCCCTCTTTACCATCATTAGCGACTATCAACCCCAATATATCGCCGTTGCCTTTGACTTGAAAGAAGCTACTTTTCGCCACACTGCTGATAGTAATTATAAGGGCGATCGCTCTCCTGCTCCCGATGATTTTATTGAGGATGTGAATAACTTACAGATTCTGTTAAAGGCGTTAAATATTGAGATAGTTACTGCTGTTGGTTATGAAGCAGATGATGTTATAGGCACATTAGCCACCCAAGCAGTAAAATCCCATTGTCAAGTTAAAATTTTAAGCGGCGATCGAGATTTATTTCAATTAGTTGATGATGAAAAAGAAATAAGCGTTTTATATTTGGAGAGAAATTTAGGTAAATATGGCACTTATAAAGAAGAAGAAGTATTTACCAAAATGAAGGTAAAACCATCGCAAATTGTTGATTTTAAAGCCTTATGTGGTGATAAATCAGATTGCATTCCCGGAGTTTTAGGCATTGGCAAGAAAATTGCTAGTAATCTTTTAGAAAAATATGAGACATTAGATAACGTTTATCACAACTTAGATAATATTAAATCTGCTGTAAAAAATAGATTGATTAACGGAGAAAAAGACGCTCAACACTCCCAATTTTTAGCAAAAATAGTAACAGATATTGACTTAGAAATATCTTTAGATGATTTACAACTAACAGGATTTAATAACCAAGAAATAATCCCCCTCTTGCAAACTTTAGAATTAAATAGCTTCGTCAAACAAATTAATCAAATTCAAGAGAAGTTAGGGGGTACAATATTAGATAATCCGACAGAAAATAATGGGCAATTATCTCTATTTACTATAGGGAAAGGAGTCAAAGATAGGGGTAAAGGTAGGCAAGAGTTATCCCCCCTTAATCCCCCCTTAGTAAAGGGGGAAAGTAAGTCAGAGACTAATAATAATTCTCAGTCAATAGATACTTTGATTGTTGATGATATAGAAAAATTAGACATATTAATCAGCAAAATAAAACAGGCAAAAATTACGGCTTGGGATACCGAAACCGACTCCCTAGATACTCTCACTGCTAACTTAGTGGGGATTGGTTGTTGTTGGGGAAAAACCCTCAAAGAAACTGCTTATATTCCCTTACATCATCAAGAAGGAAAACAGTTAACCCTCGATATTATTCAGACAAAATTAGAGCCTATTTTAAACTCTACAGAATATCAAAAAACCTTCCATAATGCAAAGTTCGATCGCCTCGTCTTTTTGAATAATGGCATGGAAATCAAAGGTATTGTCTGCGATACCATGTTAGCTAGTTACGTTTTACAACCCGAAGAAAGCCACAAATTAAGTAACTTATGTATCAAATACGGCAGTGAATTTATCGCTCAAGATTACGATGATTTAGGCTTAGATAAAAAACAAACCATAGCAGATTTACCGATAGAAAAGACAGCCAATTATTGTGCTTTAGATGTGTTAGCAACTTTTCACTTAACGGAAATTTTAACTGCTGAATTAGAAAAAATACCTTCATTAAACACAGTATTTGAACTAGAATTAAAACTAGAACCCATTTTAGCTCAAATGGAGCAAATAGGGGTATTAATCGACAGTGAATATCTGCAAGAATTAGCCAAAGAAATAGATTCAGAATTAATAACCATTGAAACGGAAGCCTATCAAGAAGCAGGGGAAGAATTTAACCTTGCCTCTCCTAAACAAATGAGTCAATTATTGTTTGAAAAACTAGGCTTAAATAAAAGAAAAAGTAGTAAGACAAAAACAGGCTATTCTACCAATCAAGCCGTATTAGAAAAACTAAAAGGAGATCATCCTATCATCGATTTAATTTTACAACATCGTATGTTAGCAAAACTAAAATCTACTTATGTGGATACCTTACCCACTTTAGTTAATCAAAAAACCCAAAGACTGCACACCAATTATAATCAAACGGTGACGGCTACGGGGAGACTTTCTTCATCCAATCCTAACTTACAAAATATACCTATTCGCACGGCTTTTTCTCGACAAATTCGTAAAGCCTTTATTCCGCAATCAAACTGGGTATTTTTAAGTGCAGATTATTCTCAAATTGAATTAAGAATTTTAGCCCATTTAAGTAATGAACCCATTTTAATATCTGCCTATCAAAATAATCAAGATATTCATACCGTCACCGCTAAATTATTATTAGAAAAAGAAGATATTACCCCAGAAGAAAGAAACTTAGGAAAAACCATTAATTTTGGTGTAATCTATGGCATGGGCGCACAAAAATTTTCCAGAGAAACGGGAGTAAAGACAGCAACTGCACAAAAATTTATCGATATATATAGAGAAAAATATGCAAATGTTTTCAATTATTTAGAAAACCAGAAAAAGGAGGCTTTAGTTAATGGTTATGTTACCACTATTTTAGGAAGAAGAAGATATTTTTACTTTAATGATAGAGAAGCAGAAAAATTAATAAATGCTGATATTAACTCCTTTGAATTATCTGATTTTAACTTTAACTATCAAACAATACAAATGTTAAGATCTGCCGCTAATGCACCAATTCAAGGCTCTAGTGCGGATATAATTAAATTAGCGATGATAGAAGTGAATAAAATTTTAGCTGAAGAAGAGGGTAATTTATTGTTACAAGTTCATGATGAATTAGTGTTTGAATTACCTTCAGAAAAAGTAGATGATTTGAGTGTCAAAATTAAGGAAGCGATGGAGAATGTTTTATCTTTGAAAATACCTTTATTAGTGGATATTCACACTGGCAATAATTGGATGGAAGCTAAATAG
- a CDS encoding RibD family protein → MTNRSKPHITAIIAMSLNGKISTDVNTRAKFTSVNDFHHLETQVSLCDAVIFGANTLRAYGTSLSIKDPELIKERQARHQQPQPLHIVCSPSGNLKPDWAFFSQPIPRGLITTKEGLNTWHENVNTCLNCNNDIQYSSKEGEKSYFQNIFISESSIINWHFILDNLQNMNINKIAILGGEKLITSFLKDKLIDDLWITICPLLILNSKAPNFCSTFLDDNMHSTISLQLLEVINIEEEIFVHYSVDY, encoded by the coding sequence ATGACTAATCGTTCAAAACCTCATATTACTGCAATTATTGCCATGAGTTTAAATGGCAAAATCAGCACCGATGTAAATACTAGAGCAAAATTCACCTCTGTTAATGACTTTCATCACTTAGAAACCCAAGTATCTTTGTGCGATGCCGTAATTTTTGGAGCAAATACCCTCCGTGCCTATGGTACAAGTTTATCAATTAAAGACCCAGAATTAATAAAAGAAAGACAAGCAAGACACCAACAGCCTCAACCTTTGCATATAGTTTGCTCACCCTCTGGTAATCTTAAACCTGATTGGGCTTTTTTTTCTCAACCGATACCTCGTGGTTTAATTACTACTAAAGAGGGATTAAATACATGGCATGAAAATGTAAATACTTGTCTCAATTGCAATAATGATATTCAATATTCATCAAAAGAAGGTGAAAAATCTTATTTTCAGAATATTTTTATCTCAGAATCATCAATAATTAATTGGCACTTTATTCTTGATAATTTACAAAATATGAACATTAATAAAATTGCTATTTTGGGGGGAGAAAAATTAATAACTTCTTTTTTAAAAGATAAATTAATTGATGATTTATGGATAACTATTTGTCCTTTATTAATATTAAACAGTAAAGCTCCTAATTTTTGTTCAACTTTTTTAGATGATAATATGCACTCAACAATTTCTTTGCAATTATTAGAGGTGATAAATATTGAAGAAGAAATTTTCGTTCATTATTCTGTTGATTATTGA